A region from the Linepithema humile isolate Giens D197 chromosome 1, Lhum_UNIL_v1.0, whole genome shotgun sequence genome encodes:
- the LOC105670707 gene encoding uncharacterized PE-PGRS family protein PE_PGRS24 isoform X2 gives MRLFKCLLPVVVLLLIKDSSARPGVIRDLIGGNVGSFLDPLGIFKPKGGNADANSHASSNAQSIGGGLNFGPVGIGGGFSSASASSSASAHGNGLASASAKADAQANGYGGANANAQAAANANAQGYGGSSGTPESYLSGNNVNDGYYHRGVSQVPVQVNQPGYGSYGGSQSNANANANANANAITSGGNGGTPVGPSPSSYYPVSTRPKTIDNINVVFSNNPFLSNVKKPNANANANANAQISGISSGGVHTIPGKYPSSGIEIIPIDSLPISPDQPVHPTPQRPPTFHQGIGKGEAVIPIVVVESSPTAQYPPQYPPQYYRPTPPHRHRPHHGGKPKQQPIEIIVIEETAPSQADSYGNGGVQGPYHGQKQGSPGDYSHNPFLSGVGSNANANANAQANAGGSNGGHHGGNHGGVLEGHHGGNHGGYQQGGNYPSGPIGENNPFLNGGHSGAGGNANANANANANADAAGQAPIGANNPFFNGGVSHGGANQPGNYQPGNYQPANPDVTVTILGEKPKGIPTTYPGQFPGTGGSHGSAGANAGANAAAGGVGGGFVGPIKEGPISGSGGYNGGSTVLGDYEGHGSGGVSGPGFGGHGGSSSGAGSIGGTTILGGSGGHGGYGGGSVGGQGSGGFVHDGSSGLNLGGHGGGSSGANANANANAGSSDNVLGGYGNANKGSGPGLGHGGYGGQDSNGFGNGGGNVFGGHTGGSSGASSNANANAGSVGGGGATILGGSGGHGGHGGSSLGGQGSGGFVHDGSSGLNLGGYGGGSSGANANANANANAGSNILGGYGDGVKGSGPGLGHGGYGGQGGVLGGSVGGAHNLSRVYCVQKIKDNFKKPHHHRLMTKLTKISHLNKLCIATSSNITSLHTFLATSSTFIDHKHLWMRK, from the exons ATGAGGTTGTTTAAGTGTTTGTTGCCGGTGGTGGTGTTGCTGTTGATTAAGGATTCTTCTGCAAGACCTG GTGTGATACGTGACTTGATTGGGGGCAATGTCGGCAGTTTCCTGGATCCGTTAGGAATTTTCAAACCTAAAGGTGGAAATGCAGATGCAAACAGTCACGCTAGCAGCAATGCTCAATCGATAGGAGGAGGTTTGAATTTCGGACCTGTTGGTATCGGCGGTGGATTTTCCTCGGCGTCGGCTTCATCATCGGCGTCAGCGCACGGCAACGGTTTGGCTTCAGCTTCGGCGAAAGCAGATGCTCAAGCTAATGGATATGGTGGCGCTAATGCTAATGCGCAAGCTGCTGCCAATGCTAACGCACAAG GTTACGGCGGTTCTTCAGGAACCCCTGAGAGTTATTTGAGTGGTAATAACGTGAACGATGGCTATTATCATCGCGGCGTGAGCCAGGTCCCTGTTCAAGTTAATCAACCGGGTTACGGAAGTTACGGTGGCTCTCAGTCTAATGCTAACGCTAACGCCAATGCAAATGCCAATGCCATCACCAGTGGTGGCAATGGCGGAACGCCAGTCGGTCCTTCCCCCAGTTCTTATTATCCGGTTTCTACTAGACCCAAAACTATCgacaatattaatgttgtcTTTTCTAACAATCCCTTTTTGTCAAATGTGAAGAAACCAAACGCTAACGCTAACGCTAATGCCAACGCTCAGATAAGTGGTATAAGTAGCGGCGGCGTGCACACGATTCCCGGCAAATATCCCAGCAGTGGAATAGAGATCATTCCCATTGACTCACTGCCGATTTCTCCCGATCAACCCGTCCATCCGACGCCCCAACGGCCTCCCACCTTCCATCAAGGAATCGGTAAAGGCGAAGCTGTGATACCAATTGTCGTTGTTGAGAGTTCACCCACGGCGCAATACCCGCCGCAATACCCGCCGCAGTATTACCGTCCAACTCCCCCACATCGTCACCGCCCGCACCACGGTGGTAAACCGAAACAACAGCCTATCGAGATCATCGTCATCGAGGAGACAGCGCCTAGTCAAG CCGATAGTTATGGAAATGGTGGCGTTCAAGGACCTTATCATGGGCAGAAACAAGGATCTCCTGGTGACTACAGTCACAATCCGTTCTTATCAGGCGTAGGATCAAACGCTAACGCAAATGCCAACGCTCAGGCAAATGCAGGAGGAAGTAATGGAGGACACCATGGAGGCAATCATGGAGGTGTCCTAGAAGGACATCATGGAGGCAATCATGGAGGATATCAACAAGGTGGCAACTATCCATCAGGACCAATTGGCGAAAACAATCCCTTCTTGAACGGTGGCCACTCTGGTGCTGGCGGCAACGCTAACGCTAATGCCAATGCCAACGCAAATGCTGATGCCGCCGGACAGGCCCCAATTGGTGCAAATAATCCATTCTTTAACGGCGGCGTGTCCCACg GAGGAGCAAATCAACCAGGAAACTATCAACCGGGAAATTATCAACCGGCAAATCCAGATGTCACTGTTACTATTTTGGGTGAAAAACCCAAAGGTATTCCTACTACATACCCAGGACAATTTCCCGGAACAGGAGGCTCACACGGATCGGCGGGAGCCAACGCCGGCGCTAATGCTGCTGCCGGCGGTGTCGGAGGCGGATTCGTCGGGCCGATCAAAGAAGGCCCGATATCCGGATCAGGTGGTTATAATGGTGGATCTACGGTTCTTGGTGATTACGAAGGTCACGGATCAGGTGGAGTCTCTGGTCCGGGTTTCGGAGGACACGGCGGAAGTTCATCCGGTGCTGGAAGCATCGGCGGTACAACGATCCTTGGAGGATCCGGGGGTCACGGAGGATACGGTGGAGGCTCCGTTGGTGGTCAAGGCAGCGGTGGATTCGTACATGATGGCTCTTCCGGGCTGAATCTCGGTGGACATGGCGGCGGTTCTTCCGGTGCCAACGCTAACGCCAATGCTAATGCTGGAAGTTCCGATAATGTTCTTGGTGGATATGGAAATGCCAACAAAGGATCGGGTCCTGGATTAGGACATGGAGGATATGGCGGTCAAGATAGCAATGGATTCGGAAACGGCGGTGGAAACGTTTTTGGTGGACATACCGGAGGTTCATCCGGTGCGAGCTCTAACGCTAACGCTAATGCTGGAAgtgtcggcggcggcggcgcaaCGATCCTTGGAGGATCCGGAGGTCACGGAGGTCACGGAGGAAGCTCCCTTGGTGGTCAAGGCAGCGGTGGATTCGTACATGATGGCTCTTCCGGATTGAATCTCGGTGGATACGGCGGCGGTTCTTCTGGTGCCAATGCTAACGCCAATGCCAATGCTAATGCTGGAAGTAATATTCTTGGAGGATACGGAGATGGCGTTAAAGGATCGGGTCCTGGATTAGGACATGGGGGATATGGTGGTCAAGGAGGTGTACTCGGCGGATCAGTCGGAGGag CGCATAATTTATCCCGTGTGTACTGTgtacaaaagataaaagataattttaaaaaaccacATCATCATCGATTAATGACCAAGCTCACGAAAATTAGTCATTTAAACAAATTGTGCATTGCTACATCATCAAATATTACATCACTGCACACATTTTTAGCAACCTCGTCGACGTTCATCGATCACAAACACCTTTGGAtgagaaaatga
- the LOC105670688 gene encoding uncharacterized protein, with protein sequence MIKIFVLLVLSTICVIINAQETASNEKTFFGQTFDEIVVSSDLNVRRKSKENRQGKRLSNVPSGTTGPPEKPTAIASRLVSADGSRITPEQREKRGIVTARRRYLDLGVAGYLLKSRKR encoded by the exons atgataaaaatatttgtcctTTTGGTACTCAGTACAATATGTGTCATAATCAATGCTCAGGAGACGGCATCTAATgaaaaaa cATTTTTTGGCCAGACATTTGATGAAATTGTCGTATCGTCGGACTTAAATGTTAGAAGAAAATCAAAGGAAAATCGTCAAGGCAAACGATTATCAAACGTGCCGTCAGGAACTACTGGTCCGCCGGAAAAACCAACTGCAATTGCATCCAGACTCGTTTCCGCCGATGGAAGCCGTATAACGCCGGAGCAGAGGGAAAAGCGTGGCATTGTTACAGCGCGAAGGAg GTATTTGGATTTGGGCGTTGCGGGATACTTGCTGAAATCTCGGAAACggtga
- the LOC105670707 gene encoding uncharacterized transmembrane protein DDB_G0289901 isoform X1, protein MRLFKCLLPVVVLLLIKDSSARPGVIRDLIGGNVGSFLDPLGIFKPKGGNADANSHASSNAQSIGGGLNFGPVGIGGGFSSASASSSASAHGNGLASASAKADAQANGYGGANANAQAAANANAQGYGGSSGTPESYLSGNNVNDGYYHRGVSQVPVQVNQPGYGSYGGSQSNANANANANANAITSGGNGGTPVGPSPSSYYPVSTRPKTIDNINVVFSNNPFLSNVKKPNANANANANAQISGISSGGVHTIPGKYPSSGIEIIPIDSLPISPDQPVHPTPQRPPTFHQGIGKGEAVIPIVVVESSPTAQYPPQYPPQYYRPTPPHRHRPHHGGKPKQQPIEIIVIEETAPSQADSYGNGGVQGPYHGQKQGSPGDYSHNPFLSGVGSNANANANAQANAGGSNGGHHGGNHGGVLEGHHGGNHGGYQQGGNYPSGPIGENNPFLNGGHSGAGGNANANANANANADAAGQAPIGANNPFFNGGVSHGGANQPGNYQPGNYQPANPDVTVTILGEKPKGIPTTYPGQFPGTGGSHGSAGANAGANAAAGGVGGGFVGPIKEGPISGSGGYNGGSTVLGDYEGHGSGGVSGPGFGGHGGSSSGAGSIGGTTILGGSGGHGGYGGGSVGGQGSGGFVHDGSSGLNLGGHGGGSSGANANANANAGSSDNVLGGYGNANKGSGPGLGHGGYGGQDSNGFGNGGGNVFGGHTGGSSGASSNANANAGSVGGGGATILGGSGGHGGHGGSSLGGQGSGGFVHDGSSGLNLGGYGGGSSGANANANANANAGSNILGGYGDGVKGSGPGLGHGGYGGQGGVLGGSVGGGSTADASSNAIASGGGKATADALSNAHSNGGSASANSKSSAFTNGSGSANANAHASSNASSGSYDGVGSKSSASSHASASADTRDMLIFS, encoded by the exons ATGAGGTTGTTTAAGTGTTTGTTGCCGGTGGTGGTGTTGCTGTTGATTAAGGATTCTTCTGCAAGACCTG GTGTGATACGTGACTTGATTGGGGGCAATGTCGGCAGTTTCCTGGATCCGTTAGGAATTTTCAAACCTAAAGGTGGAAATGCAGATGCAAACAGTCACGCTAGCAGCAATGCTCAATCGATAGGAGGAGGTTTGAATTTCGGACCTGTTGGTATCGGCGGTGGATTTTCCTCGGCGTCGGCTTCATCATCGGCGTCAGCGCACGGCAACGGTTTGGCTTCAGCTTCGGCGAAAGCAGATGCTCAAGCTAATGGATATGGTGGCGCTAATGCTAATGCGCAAGCTGCTGCCAATGCTAACGCACAAG GTTACGGCGGTTCTTCAGGAACCCCTGAGAGTTATTTGAGTGGTAATAACGTGAACGATGGCTATTATCATCGCGGCGTGAGCCAGGTCCCTGTTCAAGTTAATCAACCGGGTTACGGAAGTTACGGTGGCTCTCAGTCTAATGCTAACGCTAACGCCAATGCAAATGCCAATGCCATCACCAGTGGTGGCAATGGCGGAACGCCAGTCGGTCCTTCCCCCAGTTCTTATTATCCGGTTTCTACTAGACCCAAAACTATCgacaatattaatgttgtcTTTTCTAACAATCCCTTTTTGTCAAATGTGAAGAAACCAAACGCTAACGCTAACGCTAATGCCAACGCTCAGATAAGTGGTATAAGTAGCGGCGGCGTGCACACGATTCCCGGCAAATATCCCAGCAGTGGAATAGAGATCATTCCCATTGACTCACTGCCGATTTCTCCCGATCAACCCGTCCATCCGACGCCCCAACGGCCTCCCACCTTCCATCAAGGAATCGGTAAAGGCGAAGCTGTGATACCAATTGTCGTTGTTGAGAGTTCACCCACGGCGCAATACCCGCCGCAATACCCGCCGCAGTATTACCGTCCAACTCCCCCACATCGTCACCGCCCGCACCACGGTGGTAAACCGAAACAACAGCCTATCGAGATCATCGTCATCGAGGAGACAGCGCCTAGTCAAG CCGATAGTTATGGAAATGGTGGCGTTCAAGGACCTTATCATGGGCAGAAACAAGGATCTCCTGGTGACTACAGTCACAATCCGTTCTTATCAGGCGTAGGATCAAACGCTAACGCAAATGCCAACGCTCAGGCAAATGCAGGAGGAAGTAATGGAGGACACCATGGAGGCAATCATGGAGGTGTCCTAGAAGGACATCATGGAGGCAATCATGGAGGATATCAACAAGGTGGCAACTATCCATCAGGACCAATTGGCGAAAACAATCCCTTCTTGAACGGTGGCCACTCTGGTGCTGGCGGCAACGCTAACGCTAATGCCAATGCCAACGCAAATGCTGATGCCGCCGGACAGGCCCCAATTGGTGCAAATAATCCATTCTTTAACGGCGGCGTGTCCCACg GAGGAGCAAATCAACCAGGAAACTATCAACCGGGAAATTATCAACCGGCAAATCCAGATGTCACTGTTACTATTTTGGGTGAAAAACCCAAAGGTATTCCTACTACATACCCAGGACAATTTCCCGGAACAGGAGGCTCACACGGATCGGCGGGAGCCAACGCCGGCGCTAATGCTGCTGCCGGCGGTGTCGGAGGCGGATTCGTCGGGCCGATCAAAGAAGGCCCGATATCCGGATCAGGTGGTTATAATGGTGGATCTACGGTTCTTGGTGATTACGAAGGTCACGGATCAGGTGGAGTCTCTGGTCCGGGTTTCGGAGGACACGGCGGAAGTTCATCCGGTGCTGGAAGCATCGGCGGTACAACGATCCTTGGAGGATCCGGGGGTCACGGAGGATACGGTGGAGGCTCCGTTGGTGGTCAAGGCAGCGGTGGATTCGTACATGATGGCTCTTCCGGGCTGAATCTCGGTGGACATGGCGGCGGTTCTTCCGGTGCCAACGCTAACGCCAATGCTAATGCTGGAAGTTCCGATAATGTTCTTGGTGGATATGGAAATGCCAACAAAGGATCGGGTCCTGGATTAGGACATGGAGGATATGGCGGTCAAGATAGCAATGGATTCGGAAACGGCGGTGGAAACGTTTTTGGTGGACATACCGGAGGTTCATCCGGTGCGAGCTCTAACGCTAACGCTAATGCTGGAAgtgtcggcggcggcggcgcaaCGATCCTTGGAGGATCCGGAGGTCACGGAGGTCACGGAGGAAGCTCCCTTGGTGGTCAAGGCAGCGGTGGATTCGTACATGATGGCTCTTCCGGATTGAATCTCGGTGGATACGGCGGCGGTTCTTCTGGTGCCAATGCTAACGCCAATGCCAATGCTAATGCTGGAAGTAATATTCTTGGAGGATACGGAGATGGCGTTAAAGGATCGGGTCCTGGATTAGGACATGGGGGATATGGTGGTCAAGGAGGTGTACTCGGCGGATCAGTCGGAGGag GCTCAACAGCCGATGCATCCTCCAACGCTATCGCGTCTGGCGGTGGCAAAGCCACCGCCGATGCTTTGTCCAACGCGCACTCCAACGGCGGATCGGCATCAGCGAACAGTAAATCGTCAGCATTCACTAATGGATCAGGTTCCGCAAACGCCAATGCACACGCGTCCAGCAATGCCTCCTCTGGGTCTTACGATGGAGTAGGATCGAAGAGTTCAGCGTCGAGCCACGCGTCAGCCTCGGCCGACACCAGAGACATGCTGATCTTCAGTTAA
- the LOC105670707 gene encoding PE-PGRS family protein PE_PGRS5 isoform X3, producing the protein MRLFKCLLPVVVLLLIKDSSARPGVIRDLIGGNVGSFLDPLGIFKPKGGNADANSHASSNAQSIGGGLNFGPVGIGGGFSSASASSSASAHGNGLASASAKADAQANGYGGANANAQAAANANAQGYGGSSGTPESYLSGNNVNDGYYHRGVSQVPVQVNQPGYGSYGGSQSNANANANANANAITSGGNGGTPVGPSPSSYYPVSTRPKTIDNINVVFSNNPFLSNVKKPNANANANANAQISGISSGGVHTIPGKYPSSGIEIIPIDSLPISPDQPVHPTPQRPPTFHQGIGKGEAVIPIVVVESSPTAQYPPQYPPQYYRPTPPHRHRPHHGGKPKQQPIEIIVIEETAPSQADSYGNGGVQGPYHGQKQGSPGDYSHNPFLSGVGSNANANANAQANAGGSNGGHHGGNHGGVLEGHHGGNHGGYQQGGNYPSGPIGENNPFLNGGHSGAGGNANANANANANADAAGQAPIGANNPFFNGGVSHGGANQPGNYQPGNYQPANPDVTVTILGEKPKGIPTTYPGQFPGTGGSHGSAGANAGANAAAGGVGGGFVGPIKEGPISGSGGYNGGSTVLGDYEGHGSGGVSGPGFGGHGGSSSGAGSIGGTTILGGSGGHGGYGGGSVGGQGSGGFVHDGSSGLNLGGHGGGSSGANANANANAGSSDNVLGGYGNANKGSGPGLGHGGYGGQDSNGFGNGGGNVFGGHTGGSSGASSNANANAGSVGGGGATILGGSGGHGGHGGSSLGGQGSGGFVHDGSSGLNLGGYGGGSSGANANANANANAGSNILGGYGDGVKGSGPGLGHGGYGGQGGVLGGSVGGGLSPEAEASASSMAEAVASGLIIIK; encoded by the exons ATGAGGTTGTTTAAGTGTTTGTTGCCGGTGGTGGTGTTGCTGTTGATTAAGGATTCTTCTGCAAGACCTG GTGTGATACGTGACTTGATTGGGGGCAATGTCGGCAGTTTCCTGGATCCGTTAGGAATTTTCAAACCTAAAGGTGGAAATGCAGATGCAAACAGTCACGCTAGCAGCAATGCTCAATCGATAGGAGGAGGTTTGAATTTCGGACCTGTTGGTATCGGCGGTGGATTTTCCTCGGCGTCGGCTTCATCATCGGCGTCAGCGCACGGCAACGGTTTGGCTTCAGCTTCGGCGAAAGCAGATGCTCAAGCTAATGGATATGGTGGCGCTAATGCTAATGCGCAAGCTGCTGCCAATGCTAACGCACAAG GTTACGGCGGTTCTTCAGGAACCCCTGAGAGTTATTTGAGTGGTAATAACGTGAACGATGGCTATTATCATCGCGGCGTGAGCCAGGTCCCTGTTCAAGTTAATCAACCGGGTTACGGAAGTTACGGTGGCTCTCAGTCTAATGCTAACGCTAACGCCAATGCAAATGCCAATGCCATCACCAGTGGTGGCAATGGCGGAACGCCAGTCGGTCCTTCCCCCAGTTCTTATTATCCGGTTTCTACTAGACCCAAAACTATCgacaatattaatgttgtcTTTTCTAACAATCCCTTTTTGTCAAATGTGAAGAAACCAAACGCTAACGCTAACGCTAATGCCAACGCTCAGATAAGTGGTATAAGTAGCGGCGGCGTGCACACGATTCCCGGCAAATATCCCAGCAGTGGAATAGAGATCATTCCCATTGACTCACTGCCGATTTCTCCCGATCAACCCGTCCATCCGACGCCCCAACGGCCTCCCACCTTCCATCAAGGAATCGGTAAAGGCGAAGCTGTGATACCAATTGTCGTTGTTGAGAGTTCACCCACGGCGCAATACCCGCCGCAATACCCGCCGCAGTATTACCGTCCAACTCCCCCACATCGTCACCGCCCGCACCACGGTGGTAAACCGAAACAACAGCCTATCGAGATCATCGTCATCGAGGAGACAGCGCCTAGTCAAG CCGATAGTTATGGAAATGGTGGCGTTCAAGGACCTTATCATGGGCAGAAACAAGGATCTCCTGGTGACTACAGTCACAATCCGTTCTTATCAGGCGTAGGATCAAACGCTAACGCAAATGCCAACGCTCAGGCAAATGCAGGAGGAAGTAATGGAGGACACCATGGAGGCAATCATGGAGGTGTCCTAGAAGGACATCATGGAGGCAATCATGGAGGATATCAACAAGGTGGCAACTATCCATCAGGACCAATTGGCGAAAACAATCCCTTCTTGAACGGTGGCCACTCTGGTGCTGGCGGCAACGCTAACGCTAATGCCAATGCCAACGCAAATGCTGATGCCGCCGGACAGGCCCCAATTGGTGCAAATAATCCATTCTTTAACGGCGGCGTGTCCCACg GAGGAGCAAATCAACCAGGAAACTATCAACCGGGAAATTATCAACCGGCAAATCCAGATGTCACTGTTACTATTTTGGGTGAAAAACCCAAAGGTATTCCTACTACATACCCAGGACAATTTCCCGGAACAGGAGGCTCACACGGATCGGCGGGAGCCAACGCCGGCGCTAATGCTGCTGCCGGCGGTGTCGGAGGCGGATTCGTCGGGCCGATCAAAGAAGGCCCGATATCCGGATCAGGTGGTTATAATGGTGGATCTACGGTTCTTGGTGATTACGAAGGTCACGGATCAGGTGGAGTCTCTGGTCCGGGTTTCGGAGGACACGGCGGAAGTTCATCCGGTGCTGGAAGCATCGGCGGTACAACGATCCTTGGAGGATCCGGGGGTCACGGAGGATACGGTGGAGGCTCCGTTGGTGGTCAAGGCAGCGGTGGATTCGTACATGATGGCTCTTCCGGGCTGAATCTCGGTGGACATGGCGGCGGTTCTTCCGGTGCCAACGCTAACGCCAATGCTAATGCTGGAAGTTCCGATAATGTTCTTGGTGGATATGGAAATGCCAACAAAGGATCGGGTCCTGGATTAGGACATGGAGGATATGGCGGTCAAGATAGCAATGGATTCGGAAACGGCGGTGGAAACGTTTTTGGTGGACATACCGGAGGTTCATCCGGTGCGAGCTCTAACGCTAACGCTAATGCTGGAAgtgtcggcggcggcggcgcaaCGATCCTTGGAGGATCCGGAGGTCACGGAGGTCACGGAGGAAGCTCCCTTGGTGGTCAAGGCAGCGGTGGATTCGTACATGATGGCTCTTCCGGATTGAATCTCGGTGGATACGGCGGCGGTTCTTCTGGTGCCAATGCTAACGCCAATGCCAATGCTAATGCTGGAAGTAATATTCTTGGAGGATACGGAGATGGCGTTAAAGGATCGGGTCCTGGATTAGGACATGGGGGATATGGTGGTCAAGGAGGTGTACTCGGCGGATCAGTCGGAGGag GCCTAAGCCCTGAGGCCGAGGCGTCAGCATCGTCCATGGCGGAGGCTGTGGCATCAGGACTGatcataattaaatga
- the LOC105670689 gene encoding uncharacterized protein yields MRRYLFLITILGVIFLKESLSKSAEIAANSDVLDPVVLTVNNSSETDAKREQRSPQFGLLGGDISDYSDYDYGARFFGSKRKFHRKPHYQHRPHGCRGYGGCGGWQPNYGGHYGGQGASFASASAGSVGSGPYGGGQSQANAQSASFNIGPFSASFSAAQSAAGHGF; encoded by the exons ATGaggagatatttatttttaataactataCTTGgtgtgatttttttaaaagaatcgCTCAGCAAATCGGCGGAAATTGCAGCAAATTCTGATGTGCTGGATCCCGTCGTCTTAACTGTAAACAATTCATCTGAAACAG ATGCCAAGAGAGAGCAGAGATCTCCGCAATTTGGTTTGTTAGGAGGCGATATCAGCGATTATTCTGACTACGATTATGGTGCACGTTTTTTTGGAAGCAAACGAAAGTTTCATCGTAAACCACATTACCAACATAGGCCTCATGGATGCCGCGGTTATGGAGGTTGCGGAGG ATGGCAACCGAACTACGGCGGCCATTATGGTGGACAAGGAGCGTCTTTCGCTTCAGCATCGGCAGGATCTGTAGGAAGTGGTCCTTATGGTGGAGGACAGAGCCAAGCCAATGCACAGAGCGCGAGTTTCAATATCGGGCCTTTCTCAGCTTCATTCAGCGCTGCTCAGTCTGCCGCGGGACACGGATTTTGA